Proteins from a single region of Antechinus flavipes isolate AdamAnt ecotype Samford, QLD, Australia chromosome 2, AdamAnt_v2, whole genome shotgun sequence:
- the LOC127547507 gene encoding zinc finger protein 420-like, translated as MLCCDTFPLLSSDPFGTGISASRGLCGVPGEEAMAPGVIARVGQESVTFKDVAVEFTLEEWVHLNPSQKKLYRDVMLENYKNLVSLGFAVSKPEVIYRIERKAASWMPETYIPRSNGSERKKFTGEKPFECEECGKAFYFNSERNRHQRIHTGEKPYKCNECGKAFRLTVQLNVHKRIHTGEKHYECNECGRSLSSNTSLKAHKKIHTGEMPYECKECGKAFRQRIQLIQHQTIHTGEKPYKCDECGKILSSNTSLKAHKKIHTGEMPYECKECGKAFRQRIQLTQHQTIHTGEKPYKCDECGKILSSNTSLKAHKKIHTGEMPYECKECGKAFYFNSERNRHQRIHTGEKPYKCNECGKAFRLTVQLTRHKRIHTGEKPYECNECGKAFLRNSDFMRHQSIHTGEKPYECNECWKAFCHVAELTQHKRIHTGEKPYKCKECGRPFRLKTQLTQHQRIHTGEKPYKCDECGKAFRLGKQFIQHQRIHTGEKPYECDHCGEAFRLRPQLTQHQKFHHGEKPFVCNECGKGFFGKSDFIRHQSIHTGEKRYECNECGKAFRLRTQLIQHQRIHTGEKPYKCDKCGKAFRVKKQFNHHQRIHTGEKLYECENCGETFRLKPQLIQHEVIHNGEKPFVCDECGKSFFWNSDFMQHQSIHTGEKPYKCDKCGETFRLKKQFSHHQRIHTVEKPYECNYCGETFRLKPQLNQHQRIHIGPFVCNKSGKDFFWNSDFMQHQNIYAGKKLYVCNICGKDFRLKKKFTQHQNIHTGKKLYKHNECGKAFIPHQKIHIREKPYECNECGKGFTLRRQLTQHQNIHPVGKLEYMCTERPLA; from the exons ATGCTTTGTTGTGacacttttcctcttctctcttctgacccATTTGGGACAGG GATCTCGGCTTCTCGTGGCCTCTGCGGTGTCCCCGGGGAGGAGGCGATGGCCCCCGGAGTGATCGCCAGGGTTGGTCAG GAATCAGTGACATtcaaggatgtggctgtggaATTTACTTTGGAGGAGTGGGTACACTTGAacccatctcagaaaaagttgTACAGAGATGTGATGCTGGAGAATTATAAGAACTTGGTCTCTTTGG GATTTGCTGTTTCCAAACCAGAGGTGATCtacagaatagaaagaaaggcagcATCTTGGATGCCAGAGACATATATTCCAAGAAGCAATGGTTCAG agagaaagaaatttactggagaaaaaccttttgaatgtgaagaatgtgggaaggccttctaTTTTAATTCAGAACGTAAtcgacatcagagaattcatactggagagaaaccttacaaatgtaatgaatgtggtaAAGCTTTCCGCCTTACTGTACAACTTAATGTacataaaagaattcatactggagagaaacattatgaatgtaatgaatgtgggaggAGCTTAAGTAGCAATACATCACTTAAGGCAcataagaaaattcatactggagaaatgCCTTATGAATGTAAGGAGTGTGGGAAGGCCTTCAGACAGAGAATACAGCTTATTCAGCATCAGacaattcatactggagagaagccttataaatgtgatgaatgtgGGAAGATCTTAAGTAGCAACACATCACTTAAGGCAcataagaaaattcatactggagaaatgccttatgaatgtaaggagtgtgggaaagccttcagacAGAGGATACAGCTTACTCAGCACCAGACAATTCATAccggagagaagccttataaatgtgatgaatgtgGGAAGATCTTAAGTAGCAACACATCACTTAAGGCAcataagaaaattcatactggagagatgCCTTATGAATGTAAGGAGTGTGGGAAGGCCTTCTATTTCAACTCAGAACGCAAtcgacatcagagaattcatactggagagaaaccttataaatgtaatgaatgtgggaaagccttccgCCTTACTGTACAACTTACTCGacataaaagaattcatactggagagaaaccttatgaatgtaatgaatgtgggaaagccttcctTCGGAATTCAGATTTCATGCGGCATCAGAgtattcacactggagagaaaccttacgaATGTAATGAATGTTGGAAGGCCTTCTGTCATGTTGCTGAACTTACTCAACATAAgaggattcatactggagaaaaaccttacaAATGTAAGGAATGTGGCAGGCCCTTTAGACTCAAGACACAACTTACtcagcatcagagaattcatactggagagaagccttataaatgtgatgaatgtgggaaggcctttagactgggaaaacaatttattcaacatcagagaatacacactggagagaagccttatgaatgtgaTCATTGTGGAGAAGCCTTCAGACTGAGGCCACAGCTTACTCAGCATCAAAAATTTCATCATGGAGAAAAACCATTtgtatgtaatgaatgtgggaaaggctTCTTTGGAAAATCAGATTTTATTCGACATCAGAGTATTCATACTGGGGAGAAAcgttatgaatgtaatgaatgtgggaaggccttcagaTTGAGGACACAGCTTATTCaacaccagagaattcatactggagagaaaccttataaatgtgataaatgtgggaaggccttcagagtgaaaaaacaatttaatcaCCATCAGAGAATacatactggagagaaactttATGAATGTGAAAATTGTGGGGAGACATTCAGATTGAAGCCACAGCTTATTCAGCATGAGGTAATTCATAATGGAGAAAAACCATTTGTGTGTGATGAATGTGGGAAAAGCTTCTTTTGGAATTCAGATTTCATGCAACATCAGAGTAtacatactggagagaagccttataaatgtgaCAAATGTGGAGAGACCTTTAGACTGAAGAAGCAATTTAGTCACCATCAAAGAATACATACTgtagagaaaccttatgaatgtaattatTGTGGGGAGACTTTCAGATTGAAACCACAGCTTAAtcagcatcagagaattcatattgGACCATTTGTATGTAATAAAAGTGGGAAAGACTTCTTTTGGAATTCAGATTTCATGCAACATCAGAATATTTATGCTGGAAAGAAATTGTATGTATGTAACATATGTGGGAAAGATTTCAGACTGAAGAAAAAGTTTACTCAGCATCAGAATATTCATACtggaaaaaaactttataaacataatgaatgtgggaaggctttTATTCCACATCAGAAAATACATATTAGAGAAAagccatatgaatgtaatgaatgtgggaagggtTTTACACTGAGGAGACAGCTTACTCAGCACCAGAATATTCATCCTGTAGGAAAACTTGAATATATGTGTACTGAAAGACCACTTGCGTGA